One part of the Lotus japonicus ecotype B-129 chromosome 2, LjGifu_v1.2 genome encodes these proteins:
- the LOC130736175 gene encoding uncharacterized protein LOC130736175, translating into MESRVDALERILESMNRDREEDRRNREEERRIRDEDRKERAIERERVEARFRTLEKIVENMVSKPEGINGGESHSEEIPQKTGEEKTVNGDDTSGENDVNGGEIRVPRTEPTHTERWRKLDIPIFQGDEDAYSWIQKLERYFKLKGATEEEKIQAIMVALDGKALSWYQWWETCNTATTWDKFKEALLARFQIATASSPFAALLALKQDGTVEEFVEQFERFAGMLRGVDEEHYMDIFINGLKEEVSAEIKLYEPGTLAKMVKKALMVEQKNLAVSKAGTTSQSRYNNAYKPSYKPNSFQKSVTVETGIKNGGGNTTQSVQSSSGSVMDRSVSRTSRGGTFKRLSGDEMKETLRKGECFRCEEKFGPNHISKNKQFRVMLMAEDDGEEDIETLSETQEEIEEAIELKQLSLYSIQGISTRKSLKVWGILNGTTIVVLIDCGATHNFISKAMAKQLGLVITETSTSTVEVGDGHKVQGSGVCRKVSVLIPGIEVVQDFYLFELRGVDVVLGLEWLAGLGDIKANFEKLTLKFKVGGQKVLLKGEPELLKRGVSINSAIKSLQQGEGYVLHCQMLEQELATKEETPAELQSVLNQFPVLFESPTVLPPRRRHDHAIHLQEGASIPNIRSYRYPHYQKNEIEKLVTEMLDAGIIRPSISPYSSPVILVRKKDGSWRFCVDYRALNKVTIPNKFPIPVIDELLDEIGPARVFSKIDLKLSYHQIMMKEEDIEKTAFRTHEGHYEFIVMPFGLTNAPSTFQSLMNEVLKPVLRKCALVFFDDIDAAEVAIALHVLK; encoded by the exons ATGGAATCTCGTGTAGATGCATTGGAGAGGATTCTGGAATCGATGAATCGTGATAGGGAAGAAGACCGAAGAAATCGCGAAGAAGAGAGAAGGATTCGTGATGAAGATCGCAAGGAGCGCGCgattgagagggaaagagtcGAAGCTCGATTTCGCACTCTTGAGAAGATTGTGGAGAACATGGTTTCGAAACCAGAGGGAATCAATGGAGGCGAAAGCCACAGTGAAGAAATTCCGCAGAAAACAGGGGAAGAAAAGACGGTGAATGGAGATGACACCAGTGGAGAGAATGATGTGAACGGGGGAGAAATTAGGGTTCCTCGCACTGAACCCACTCATACTGAACGTTGGAGGAAGCTTGACATCCCTATTTTTCAAGGGGATGAGGATGCATACAGTTGGATACAGAAGCTTGAGAGGTATTTCAAACTCAAGGGAGCAACTGAAGAGGAAAAGATACAAGCTATCATGGTTGCCTTGGATGGAAAGGCTTTAAGCTGGTATCAATGGTGGGAAACTTGCAACACTGCCACCACTTGGGACAAATTTAAGGAGGCATTGTTAGCCAGGTTCCAAATAGCTACAGCTTCAAGTCCATTTGCTGCTCTCTTGGCTCTTAAACAGGATGGAACTGTAGAAGAATTTGTGGAACAGTTTGAGAGGTTTGCTGGGATGCTCAGGGGGGTTGATGAAGAACACTACATGGATATTTTCATCAATGGATTGAAGGAGGAGGTGTCTGCAGAGATCAAGCTTTATGAACCAGGAACACTGGCTAAGATGGTTAAAAAAGCTTTGATGGTGGAGCAGAAAAATCTGGCAGTGAGCAAGGCTGGAACTACATCTCAGAGCAGGTATAACAATGCTTACAAACCCTCTTATAAGCCAAATTCTTTTCAGAAGTCTGTAACTGTTGAAACTGGAATTAAGAATGGAGGGGGAAATACTACACAGAGTGTGCAGTCCTCTAGTGGTAGTGTGATGGATAGATCTGTTAGTAGAACAAGTAGAGGAGGAACTTTTAAGAGACTTTCAGGTGATGAGATGAAAGAAACACTGAGGAAAGGAGAATGTTTTAGGTGTGAGGAGAAATTTGGGCCCAATCATATAAGCAAGAACAAGCAATTTAGGGTTATGTTGATGGCTGAAGATGATGGGGAGGAGGATATAGAAACCCTAAGTGAGACACAAGAGgagattgaggaagcaattGAACTCAAGCAACTTTCCTTATACAGCATCCAAGGAATTTCTACAAGGAAGTCCCTCAAAGTGTGGGGAATTCTGAATGGTACAACTATTGTGGTCCTAATAGATTGTGGGGCAACTCACAATTTTATCTCTAAAGCAATGGCCAAACAATTGGGGTTGGTGATTACTGAAACCTCTACCTCTACTGTGGAAGTAGGTGATGGGCACAAGGTGCAGGGGAGTGGAGTGTGCAGGAAGGTTAGTGTGTTGATACCGGGCATAGAAGTGGTGCAAGATTTTTACCTCTTTGAGCTGAGGGGAGTGGATGTGGTTTTGGGATTAGAATGGCTCGCTGGATTGGGTGATATTAAGGCAAACTTTGAGAAATTGACTTTGAAATTCAAGGTTGGAGGCCAGAAGGTGTTGTTGAAGGGAGAACCAGAATTATTGAAGAGAGGAGTCTCAATTAATTCTGCAATTAAATCACTTCAGCAAGGGGAAGGATATGTGTTGCACTGTCAGATGTTAGAACAAGAACTGGCAACCAAGGAGGAGACACCAGCAGAGTTGCAATCAGTATTGAATCAATTTCCAGTTTTGTTTGAATCACCTACTGTTTTGCCACCTAGGAGGAGACATGACCATGCCATCCATTTACAAGAAGGAGCATCAATTCCTAACATCAGGTCGTACAGATATCCCCACTATCAGAAAAATGAAATAGAGAAATTAGTTACTGAAATGCTCGATGCAGGGATTATTAGACCAAGTATTAGTCCCTATTCAAGCCCTGTGATCTTAGTAAGGAAGAAGGATGGGAGCTGGAGGTTTTGTGTTGATTATAGAGCACTAAACAAGGTTACAATACCTAATAAGTTTCCTATTCCAGTGATTGATGAACTACTGGATGAGATAGGACCAGCTCGAGttttctcaaagatagacctcaAGTTGAGTTACCATCAAATtatgatgaaggaagaagacaTTGAAAAAACTGCCTTTAGAACTCATGAGGGTCACTATGAGTTTATTGTGATGCCCTTTGGCCTTACAAATGCTCCATCCACCTTTCAATCATTGATGAATGAGGTTCTCAAACCAGTTTTAAGAAAATGTGCATTGGTGTTTTTTGATGATATTGAtgcagcggaagtc GCTATTGCCTTACACGTGCTTAAatag
- the LOC130737726 gene encoding uncharacterized protein LOC130737726, translating to MLHSFPSSLHIHRVSLFMAASKPQRLFQRTDVQSSPKRARTMATATTTTTESAAMRDSFAKYAQYLNDLNEKRERVVKASRDVTMNSKKVIFQVHRMSKYNKLEVLEKAEKDLAAVRDQHISRLVRELQGTDFWKLRRAYSPGIQEYVEAATFCSFCTSGTLLKLDEINNTLLPLSDSSLQPLQINILDYLLGLADLTGELMRLAIGRISDGEIQFAEKICRFVRDIYRELTLVVPHMDDSSDMKTKMDVMLQSVMKIENACFSVHVRGSEYTGLLGSDDPNSFLVGVPDIEL from the exons ATGTTGCATTCGTTCCCATCATCACTTCACATTCACAGAGTTTCTCTATTCATGGCAGCATCAAAACCTCAACGCCTCTTCCAaa GGACCGACGTTCAGAGCTCACCAAAAAGGGCAAGAACCATGGCCACTGCCACTACCACTACCACTGAGTCCGCCGCAATGAGAGACTCTTTCGCCAAATATGCTCAATATCTCAACGACCTT AATGAGAAACGAGAAAGAGTGGTCAAAGCGAGTCGTGATGTAACAATGAATAGCAAAAAGGTCATATTTCAAGTGCACAG GATGAGTAAATACAATAAATTGGAGGTGCTTGAGAAAGCAGAAAAGGATTTAGCAGCTGTGAGAGATCAGCACATATCACGACTAGTCCGAGAATTACAGGGAACAGATTTTTGGAAGCTAAGACGAGCATACTCACCTGGG ATACAGGAGTATGTCGAAGCAGCTACATTCTGCAGTTTCTGTACAAGTGGAACTCTTTTGAAGCTTGATGAGATAAATAACACATTGTTACCACTTAGTGATTCTTCCCTTCAGCCTCTGCAGATAAACATCCTGGACTATCTATTAGGG CTTGCAGATTTGACCGGAGAGCTGATGCGCTTGGCAATTGGTCGGATTTCTGATGGTGAAATTCAATTTGCTGAGAAGATATGCAGATTTGTACGTGATATATACAGGGAGCTTACACTTGTAGTGCCACATATGGATGATAGTTCTGATATGAAAACAAAGATGGATGTAATGCTCCAAAGTGTCATGAAAATAGAGAATG CTTGCTTTAGCGTTCATGTGAGAGGATCAGAGTATACTGGACTTCTCGGATCAGATGATCCAAACTCATTCTTAGTGGGAGTTCCGGATATTGAACTATGA
- the LOC130736176 gene encoding uncharacterized protein LOC130736176, translating into MEVMAKLSRFFEHDPKRALSRAISILNEILAQSIPNDPSPSLQEVVAYCLMCISCQDDGAALTIAMGTQGVTHSLIRLLAHSKGKMREVLIKLFMVLVNFSNVSRKTFFFGGGFRVIMNLLNSNKNDNIRLYLLEILSMLALQKDVRNELIRLGALHLIVEAAGRGSMISRERACQSIEFLGGDPSEIEYELIKLGAVPLLVELLRDGDQTTKLIAAKYIRRLSAHVNGNTRPFTEAGAILLFVELLQGPDPYGKGIAEDVLSELAIREHSDVEIVGHLVRILREGDHESKVSATNVMWDLSGGRISSSVIRDSGAIPVLVVLLRSGTEKVMETVSRVFAELSYDGADRLALAKAGAIPILMLVRFEYLASIRSLKVKYEQDKNEELCSCATAGDIRVFICVIVDFGTRVTDNGRESIN; encoded by the exons ATGGAAGTCATGGCCAAGTTGTCCCGTTTCTTTGAGCATGACCCTAAGCGTGCATTATCTCGTGCCATATCTATTCTCAATGAGATTCTTGCTCAAAGTATACCAAATGATCCTTCTCCTTCACTTCAAGAGGTTGTTGCTTACTGCTTGATGTGCATTTCTTGCCAAGATGATGGTGCTGCATTGACAATTGCAATGGGTACACAGGGTGTTACACATTCTTTGATAAGGTTATTGGCTCATTCGAAGGGGAAGATGCGGGAAGTTCTGATTAAATTGTTCATGGTTCTTGTCAATTTCAGTAATGTAAGTaggaaaacattttttttcgGTGGCGGATTTCGAGTCATCATGAACTTGTTGAATTCAAATAAGAATGATAATATTAGGTTGTATCTGTTAGAGATTTTGAGTATGTTAGCATTGCAAAAGGATGTCAGGAATGAACTCATTAGATTAGGAGCTCTTCATCTTATTGTGGAGGCTGCTGGTAGAGGCAGCATGATCTCTAGGGAAAGAGCATGTCAATCAATTGAATTTCTAGGTGGAGACCCAAGCGAGATTGAGTATGAGCTTATTAAATTAGGAGCAGTACCACTGCTTGTGGAGTTGTTGCGTGATGGAGATCAAACAACTAAGCTTATAGCTGCCAAATATATTCGTAGGTTATCTGCTCATGTTAATGGTAACACTAGACCATTTACTGAAGCTGGGGCTATCCTTCTTTTTGTTGAGCTCCTTCAAGGACCTGATCCTTATGGTAAGGGGATAGCTGAGGACGTGCTTTCTGAATTGGCTATTAGAGAGCATAGTGATGTTGAAATTGTTGGGCACTTGGTGAGAATTCTTAGAGAAGGTGATCATGAATCAAAAGTATCAGCGACCAATGTGATGTGGGATCTATCCGGTGGCCGAATCTCATCATCTGTGATCCGGGATTCGGGCGCAATCCCAGTCCTTGTTGTGCTTTTAAGGAGTGGAACTGAGAAGGTAATGGAGACTGTTTCTAGGGTATTTGCTGAGCTAAGCTATGATGGAGCTGATAGATTGGCCCTTGCTAAGGCAGGAGCAATTCCAATTCTCATG CTGGTGAGATTTGAGTATTTGGCATCGATTCGCTCGTTGAAAGTAAAATATGAGCAG GATAAAAATGAAGAACTTTGCTCATGCGCAACAGCAGGGGATATAAGAGTTTTCAT ATGTGTTATTGTAGATTTCGGCACTCGGGTCACAGACAATGGGAGGGAGAGTATTAATTGA